A window of Primulina huaijiensis isolate GDHJ02 chromosome 9, ASM1229523v2, whole genome shotgun sequence contains these coding sequences:
- the LOC140984026 gene encoding probable BOI-related E3 ubiquitin-protein ligase 3, with amino-acid sequence MAVEARHLHLFPPQVLSDGNLMMNSVEVNGNVNGTPMAYGVMTPLLGMSTATGTAVPMQGSALSNTVAQKALAMKSDSGITCAMPVSRKRSRDPVSPLLSTFTNVLPSQGANHRCGSLITFIGEDISSHIQQQQLEIDLIISQHTEKVMMEMEEKRRRYSRRFAAAVRENIIEKLKAKEEEIENIEKLNCALEEKVKSLCVENQIWRDLAQTNEATANALRSDLEQVLTHVQDEQQHHLMQRRRSDSAALLDDAESSCGSNFEETDTLASADNARYGEKHEEVKSTGNRICRSCGKVESCVLLLPCRHLCLCAVCGSFLHTCPVCSSIKTASLHVNLSS; translated from the exons ATGGCTGTTGAAGCTCGGCATCTCCATCTTTTTCCTCCACAGGTCCTTAGCGATGG GAATTTGATGATGAACAGTGTGGAAGTTAATGGAAATGTCAATGGAACTCCGATGGCATACGGTGTGATGACACCTTTATTAGGGATGAGTACGGCGACGGGTACCGCCGTTCCTATGCAAGGCTCTGCGTTATCGAATACCGTTGCGCAAAAAGCTCTGGCGATGAAATCTGATAGTGGCATCACCTGCGCCATGCCTGTTTCGAGGAAGCGTTCGAGGGATCCGGTCAGTCCTCTGCTTTCGACATTCACGAACGTTTTACCGAGTCAGGGTGCGAATCATCGTTGCGGTTCTCTGATCACTTTTATCGGAGAGGATATCTCGTCGCATATCCAACAGCAGCAATTGGAAATCGATCTTATCATATCCCAACAT ACGGAAAAGGTTATGATGGAAATGGAAGAAAAGCGTCGAAGGTATTCCAGGCGGTTCGCTGCGGCTGTTCGAGAGAACATAATAGAGAAACTGAAagcaaaagaagaagaaattgaaAATATCGAGAAGTTAAATTGCGCGCTGGAGGAGAAAGTGAAATCCCTGTGTGTCGAAAATCAGATATGGAGAGATTTGGCGCAGACGAACGAAGCTACTGCAAATGCTCTGAGATCTGATCTGGAACAAGTCCTGACCCATGTGCAAGATGAACAGCAGCATCATCTAATGCAACGGCGCCGGTCCGATTCGGCGGCGTTGCTGGACGACGCAGAGTCGTCTTGCGGCAGCAACTTCGAGGAAACGGACACGCTGGCGTCGGCCGACAACGCACGTTACGGGGAGAAACACGAGGAGGTCAAGAGTACCGGGAACAGGATTTGCAGGAGCTGTGGGAAAGTGGAATCTTGCGTGCTGCTTTTGCCTTGCAGGCATCTGTGCCTCTGTGCTGTTTGCGGGTCGTTTCTTCACACTTGCCCCGTTTGTAGCTCCATCAAAACCGCTAGCCTCCATGTTAATCTCTCCTCATGA